The following proteins are co-located in the Brevibacillus laterosporus DSM 25 genome:
- a CDS encoding MFS transporter — protein sequence MEITQRESGSVSVWKNHTFRKLFSAYGISSFGGWFDYIAIMAIVTFEWKSSPLLIALLPISYALPGILLGQVAGVLADRWDKRKVMLASNLLRALFTFSLLFASGVWILYGILLMRATLEVINLPAEQAMTRQIVSDDQLLQATSLNTLIFQLAKIIGPLLGASLLSVTSSQICLVVNGSCLLLACCLLGWIRPTEKESTCGATSQDVHVEKSSDSNKQPFIYAWKDGWSIVLRNKVLLVSLFFMLLVSMTIQFVDSQMSVLVRDIAPLHPEWMGWGIALFGLGAITMIGFLQRRSVMTGYGIAIGISATLIGGCFIWLGSMGAGVDFVFMILPCLIGGAGTGLWSVTSNYLFMNEAPKEAVGRVMGIVQSMSSMVWVIAPLLGGGLVTLVGPSLAFQICGIMLALLGIGAMMLQRYLWPQRKQNVTRDINVS from the coding sequence TTGGAAATTACACAGAGAGAATCAGGTTCGGTGTCGGTGTGGAAGAATCACACCTTTCGTAAGCTTTTTTCGGCATATGGAATATCCAGCTTTGGTGGATGGTTTGACTATATTGCAATTATGGCCATCGTGACATTTGAATGGAAATCTTCTCCGCTTTTAATTGCTTTGTTGCCGATTAGTTATGCTCTGCCAGGGATTTTATTGGGGCAAGTAGCAGGTGTATTAGCTGATCGCTGGGATAAACGAAAGGTAATGCTTGCAAGCAATCTATTGAGGGCCCTGTTCACCTTCAGTCTACTGTTTGCTTCGGGGGTATGGATTCTATATGGCATCTTGCTAATGCGAGCTACCTTGGAAGTAATTAATTTACCAGCAGAACAGGCTATGACTCGTCAGATTGTTAGTGATGATCAGCTATTGCAAGCCACAAGTCTTAATACACTCATTTTTCAATTAGCCAAAATTATAGGCCCACTTTTAGGAGCTTCTTTATTATCGGTCACCTCAAGTCAAATTTGTTTAGTTGTAAATGGAAGCTGTCTGTTGCTTGCTTGTTGTTTGCTAGGTTGGATAAGGCCAACGGAGAAGGAGAGTACGTGTGGCGCAACCTCTCAAGATGTCCATGTAGAAAAGAGTTCGGACTCAAACAAGCAGCCATTCATTTATGCTTGGAAGGATGGATGGAGCATCGTATTAAGAAACAAAGTACTTCTAGTAAGTCTTTTCTTTATGTTGCTTGTTTCCATGACGATTCAGTTTGTTGATTCGCAAATGTCTGTGCTAGTAAGGGATATAGCTCCTCTGCATCCTGAGTGGATGGGCTGGGGCATAGCGTTGTTTGGTTTAGGTGCAATTACGATGATAGGTTTTCTTCAACGTCGGAGTGTAATGACAGGATATGGGATTGCAATTGGAATAAGTGCCACGTTAATAGGCGGGTGCTTTATTTGGCTGGGGAGTATGGGAGCAGGTGTAGATTTCGTATTCATGATCCTTCCCTGCTTGATTGGAGGAGCTGGTACTGGACTTTGGTCGGTAACATCAAATTATTTGTTTATGAATGAAGCACCAAAAGAGGCAGTGGGAAGAGTTATGGGGATTGTGCAGTCTATGAGTAGCATGGTTTGGGTAATTGCCCCGCTCTTAGGAGGAGGCTTGGTAACCTTGGTGGGACCAAGCCTCGCTTTCCAGATCTGTGGTATCATGCTAGCTCTTTTAGGGATAGGTGCTATGATGCTACAGCGGTACCTTTGGCCGCAAAGAAAGCAGAATGTGACAAGAGACATAAATGTCTCTTAA
- a CDS encoding sigma-54 interaction domain-containing protein, with protein sequence MKSFFSLQMKVTAFMLPLSNSELFPSQARFTGNVMHSYLPEYCAIPSSHTLWQAFLCVSSFLSQSEISAFRTKLLVLDSPDGQPIGYLPFEQLFETIGTVANNQEALLHTLLATMSEATTIVDSSNQVVYWNPAAEKLYQIKKEDVVGTPLDNHFASESIRLKIALSEGSAVQRLYHIPRPNQHVLINSAPITQSSEIIGAISIEQDITELVKLHEELTNTTEHLHNLQQEMTRYQASTDPFFPIKGHSPALQTAMQTARKVAVTDATVLIYGESGVGKELFAQAIHQVSKRSKKSFVAINCAAIPAALFESELFGYQGGAFTGAERKGKPGKIELAHEGTLFLDEIGELPLELQAKLLRALQERQFYRVGGTEPIYVNTRIIAATNKNLERMVAEGRFREDLYYRLNVFSLELPSLRERLEDILELVPIFLHEYSLANDHAVPRIMPDVMQALLDYHWPGNIRQLRNIIERLSILQENGVITWEHLPAALKTAHERNSDNQTHSGSLSSTELSSTYTVSTVSPSNGNQTRSDTYGVHNEYVPARFGREGDKEKTKILQALERTYGNKKAAAQLLGMSRGTLYNKMKRYGLVEESSKR encoded by the coding sequence ATGAAATCCTTCTTCTCTTTGCAAATGAAGGTAACAGCATTCATGTTACCGCTTTCAAACTCTGAGCTTTTTCCAAGCCAAGCGAGATTTACTGGGAATGTAATGCATTCTTACTTGCCTGAATATTGCGCCATTCCTAGTTCACATACGCTATGGCAAGCCTTTCTCTGTGTATCTAGCTTTCTTTCTCAATCAGAAATTTCAGCTTTTCGCACAAAGCTACTCGTGTTGGATTCCCCAGATGGACAGCCTATTGGGTATCTCCCCTTTGAACAATTATTTGAAACCATTGGCACAGTCGCTAACAATCAAGAAGCTCTCCTTCATACTTTATTAGCTACTATGAGTGAGGCGACTACCATTGTAGACTCTTCTAATCAGGTTGTTTATTGGAATCCGGCAGCAGAAAAGCTGTATCAAATAAAAAAAGAAGATGTTGTGGGTACTCCGTTGGATAACCATTTCGCTAGCGAATCCATTCGTTTAAAAATTGCTTTATCAGAGGGGTCAGCCGTTCAAAGGTTATACCATATCCCACGCCCTAATCAACACGTTCTTATTAACTCTGCCCCAATCACTCAATCATCAGAGATTATTGGAGCCATCTCGATTGAGCAGGACATTACCGAATTAGTCAAGCTACATGAGGAATTAACTAATACAACCGAGCATTTACACAATTTGCAACAAGAAATGACTCGCTACCAAGCCTCTACCGATCCATTTTTCCCTATAAAGGGGCATTCGCCTGCTTTACAAACAGCTATGCAAACAGCTCGGAAGGTTGCAGTAACCGATGCTACTGTCCTCATATATGGAGAGAGCGGAGTGGGTAAGGAACTATTTGCTCAGGCTATTCACCAAGTAAGTAAACGCAGTAAAAAATCTTTTGTAGCCATCAACTGTGCAGCCATTCCAGCCGCCCTATTTGAGAGCGAGCTTTTTGGTTATCAAGGGGGGGCTTTTACGGGAGCTGAGCGAAAAGGTAAACCTGGCAAAATCGAGCTGGCTCATGAAGGTACCCTCTTTTTAGACGAAATCGGGGAACTCCCACTAGAATTACAAGCGAAGTTATTGCGCGCCCTACAGGAGCGACAATTCTATCGAGTAGGTGGAACAGAACCGATTTATGTGAATACACGAATCATTGCGGCTACAAATAAAAATCTAGAAAGAATGGTGGCAGAGGGGCGTTTTCGTGAGGATTTATATTATCGATTAAATGTTTTTTCTTTAGAGCTACCATCGTTACGGGAACGTTTAGAGGATATTTTAGAATTAGTCCCCATTTTCTTGCATGAATATTCTCTTGCTAACGATCACGCAGTACCTCGCATTATGCCAGATGTAATGCAAGCACTCCTTGATTATCATTGGCCTGGAAACATTCGTCAGCTCCGTAACATCATTGAGCGTTTATCAATTTTACAAGAGAACGGAGTCATTACATGGGAACATCTTCCTGCCGCATTAAAAACCGCTCATGAACGTAATTCAGATAATCAAACTCATTCGGGTAGCTTATCATCAACAGAGCTGTCTTCCACCTATACAGTATCCACTGTATCTCCTTCTAATGGTAACCAGACAAGATCCGACACGTATGGCGTACACAACGAATATGTACCAGCTCGGTTCGGAAGAGAAGGTGATAAGGAAAAAACAAAAATATTACAGGCATTGGAACGCACATATGGAAATAAAAAAGCGGCCGCGCAATTATTAGGAATGTCACGCGGCACACTTTATAACAAAATGAAAAGATATGGACTTGTAGAGGAATCAAGTAAACGCTAA
- a CDS encoding proline dehydrogenase family protein translates to MEQILKNFFLFLSKNQGLNKAAKKWGLRFGARRVVAGETIAEAIRGVHELNQKGLVCTLDHLGEFVFSVEEANESADYCMKTIEAIYESKVDCNLSLKMTQLGLDISRDLCVSNMRRILDTAKQCGNIFVRIDMEDYAHNQVTLEILHELLQDYDNVGTVIQAYLYKSENDVEAVKDKQVNLRLVKGAYKESPEVAYPAKTDVDENYKKIIKQHLQNGNYAAIATHDDSIIAYVKQLEKEIGISRDQFEFQMLYGIRPQSQLDLAKEGYKMRVYVPYGNDWYGYFMRRLAERPANVAFVIKGLFSR, encoded by the coding sequence ATGGAACAAATCTTAAAGAACTTTTTCTTATTCCTTTCTAAAAACCAAGGATTAAATAAAGCGGCCAAAAAATGGGGGCTTCGATTTGGAGCCAGGCGTGTAGTGGCGGGAGAAACTATCGCAGAAGCCATTCGCGGTGTCCACGAGCTGAATCAAAAAGGGCTAGTTTGCACGCTAGATCATCTTGGGGAATTTGTATTTAGCGTAGAAGAGGCCAATGAATCCGCTGATTATTGTATGAAAACGATTGAAGCAATCTATGAGTCTAAAGTGGATTGTAATCTTTCGCTTAAAATGACACAGTTAGGATTGGATATTAGTCGCGACCTATGTGTAAGCAACATGCGTCGAATTCTAGATACAGCTAAGCAATGTGGGAATATTTTTGTTCGTATTGATATGGAGGATTACGCTCATAACCAAGTGACCTTGGAAATTCTGCATGAATTGTTACAGGATTATGATAATGTTGGTACGGTTATTCAAGCTTACCTCTATAAATCAGAGAATGATGTGGAGGCTGTGAAAGATAAACAAGTTAACCTGCGTTTGGTAAAAGGTGCTTATAAAGAATCACCAGAGGTGGCTTATCCAGCGAAAACAGATGTCGATGAAAATTATAAGAAGATTATTAAGCAACATCTCCAAAACGGTAATTATGCAGCGATTGCAACACATGATGATTCCATCATTGCATATGTGAAGCAGTTAGAGAAGGAGATAGGTATTTCTCGAGATCAATTTGAATTCCAAATGCTGTATGGTATTCGTCCCCAATCTCAACTAGACTTGGCAAAAGAGGGCTATAAAATGCGTGTGTATGTTCCATATGGTAACGATTGGTATGGTTATTTCATGCGTCGTTTAGCGGAGCGTCCAGCCAATGTAGCATTTGTAATCAAAGGCTTGTTTAGCCGTTAA
- a CDS encoding GNAT family N-acetyltransferase, translated as MKLSFLQDDVLITPLEQQELPRAVEIYNSNPNYNVITNGEPTLTLAELNQEYADMNKYPSGHWLAIRHEDKIIGISHLLLENPNDQKPWIGLLLVDSSYQGKGYGKKAYLMLEEYVRSLDKTTIHIGVIASNQSALDFWGKLGFEQYRQVTASVGKLTQPILCMAKFL; from the coding sequence ATGAAGCTATCCTTCCTTCAAGACGATGTACTCATCACTCCATTAGAACAACAGGAGCTTCCTCGTGCAGTTGAAATATATAACAGCAATCCAAACTATAATGTAATAACAAACGGAGAGCCTACATTAACTCTAGCTGAACTAAACCAAGAATATGCGGACATGAACAAATATCCATCCGGTCATTGGCTTGCCATTCGGCACGAGGATAAAATAATTGGAATCTCACATTTACTGTTGGAAAATCCAAACGACCAAAAACCTTGGATTGGTTTATTACTAGTGGATTCCAGCTATCAAGGTAAGGGTTACGGAAAAAAAGCATATCTAATGCTAGAAGAGTATGTTCGTTCATTGGATAAAACGACCATACATATTGGTGTCATTGCCTCCAATCAATCTGCCTTAGATTTTTGGGGAAAATTAGGTTTCGAACAGTATCGACAGGTGACTGCCTCTGTAGGGAAACTGACGCAACCGATCTTATGTATGGCAAAATTCTTATAA
- a CDS encoding DinB family protein — MIVQELLPQYHAAHQKRYLALLQGISEEQLSWKIAPATNSIGFLIRHIAEVEYAFSQMFFNQIPAKEEGSFTLGKVTDTGIWTNGNDLMDYTERASQFFLQSMELLPEESWDQPVESRIGMMTPRDAFGLLIYHKRYHAGQIGWIKKYGAQA; from the coding sequence ATGATTGTTCAAGAATTATTACCGCAATACCATGCAGCTCATCAGAAGCGTTATCTAGCTTTATTGCAAGGAATCAGTGAAGAACAGCTATCATGGAAAATTGCTCCTGCCACTAATTCAATCGGTTTTCTTATCAGGCACATCGCTGAAGTAGAATATGCTTTTTCTCAGATGTTTTTTAACCAAATACCTGCTAAGGAAGAAGGCAGCTTTACCTTGGGAAAAGTCACAGACACAGGAATTTGGACAAATGGAAACGATCTGATGGATTACACCGAACGTGCTAGTCAATTCTTCTTACAATCAATGGAATTATTGCCCGAGGAAAGCTGGGACCAACCAGTCGAATCTCGTATTGGTATGATGACCCCACGGGATGCCTTTGGTCTATTAATTTATCATAAAAGGTATCACGCTGGTCAAATTGGCTGGATCAAAAAATACGGAGCCCAAGCCTAA
- a CDS encoding acyl-CoA thioesterase — MAHTFAFTVRSTEVDFIGHVNNAKYLEYMEWARFDWLIAEGYTIEELQKRHIFPVVVNMNVNYRSELVMGDEITIQTTLVNVGKRSFVIKHELHHEKKGLVADGLVTMVMIDQTQRRAVELPNELKELFLSLQKGELIP; from the coding sequence ATGGCACATACCTTTGCTTTTACGGTTCGTTCTACAGAAGTTGATTTCATTGGTCATGTGAACAACGCCAAATATTTGGAATATATGGAATGGGCTCGCTTTGACTGGTTAATCGCTGAAGGATATACTATAGAAGAGCTACAGAAACGGCATATTTTCCCGGTAGTTGTGAATATGAATGTCAATTATCGAAGTGAGCTAGTCATGGGTGATGAGATTACTATTCAAACTACCTTGGTTAACGTAGGAAAACGAAGCTTTGTGATCAAGCACGAATTGCATCATGAGAAGAAGGGCTTGGTCGCTGATGGCTTGGTTACGATGGTTATGATTGATCAGACACAACGGCGTGCTGTTGAATTGCCTAACGAGTTGAAAGAGTTATTTCTTTCTTTACAAAAAGGAGAACTGATACCTTAA
- a CDS encoding MDR family MFS transporter, with protein sequence MVRSKRSILTALMVTTFLTAIDTTVVTTAMPAIANDLGQTTLISWVFSIYLLTTAVTTPIYGKLADLFGRKKIFLFGATVFLTGSFLCGLSSSMTQLMLYRGIQGLGAGAVQPITMTIIGDLFTQEERAKLMGLFSAVWGVAAIVGPVIGGFFVDYVAWEWIFYINIPIGLVSIFMISKYFHEELTPKTVHIDYWGALFFTGSLVSFLYTLLAEGEGQGITFNSTTISLLIVSFVLFCIFIAIERRTPEPMLPLSLFKRRLIATSQVISALHGALLIGISVYMPNWLINIVGLSATLAGIVVLPLSLGWPLAASVGGRYYSRLGYKWLVAIGGVFFLIGQLLLSFLTPTTSVFYIGFLMFILGLGFGLTMTAITIAVQSSVVWRQRGVATSSVQFMRTMGQTVGITMFGAVFNMYLLQGHMETGLVKVFHALFVTAIIGMFVTIFLPKKAEQVEEEH encoded by the coding sequence ATGGTACGTTCTAAAAGAAGCATCCTGACTGCTTTGATGGTAACGACATTTCTAACAGCCATTGATACGACCGTAGTCACAACAGCAATGCCTGCCATAGCAAATGATTTGGGACAAACGACACTCATTTCATGGGTATTCTCCATTTATTTGTTAACAACGGCTGTTACAACACCTATTTATGGGAAGTTAGCTGACTTGTTTGGACGAAAAAAAATCTTCTTATTTGGTGCGACCGTTTTTTTAACAGGTTCATTTTTATGCGGCTTATCTAGCTCCATGACGCAGCTCATGCTATACCGAGGTATTCAGGGCTTGGGAGCGGGGGCTGTTCAACCGATCACCATGACTATCATTGGGGATTTGTTCACACAGGAAGAGCGCGCTAAATTGATGGGGTTATTTAGTGCGGTATGGGGAGTCGCGGCAATTGTAGGGCCTGTAATCGGTGGTTTTTTTGTAGATTATGTGGCTTGGGAATGGATTTTTTATATTAATATTCCAATTGGACTTGTTAGTATCTTTATGATTTCGAAATATTTCCATGAAGAACTTACTCCCAAAACAGTGCACATTGATTATTGGGGAGCTTTATTCTTTACTGGTAGCTTGGTTTCATTCCTGTACACACTCTTAGCAGAGGGTGAAGGACAAGGGATTACTTTTAATTCTACAACGATATCCTTACTTATTGTCAGTTTCGTTTTATTTTGCATCTTTATTGCTATTGAAAGGCGAACACCTGAACCGATGCTTCCATTATCCTTATTTAAGCGTCGTCTGATTGCAACTTCGCAAGTTATTTCTGCATTACATGGGGCTTTATTAATTGGTATATCGGTTTATATGCCAAACTGGCTTATCAATATTGTTGGATTATCTGCAACGCTTGCGGGGATCGTCGTCCTGCCGTTATCTCTTGGCTGGCCATTAGCTGCCTCTGTAGGTGGACGTTACTACAGTCGTTTGGGATATAAATGGTTGGTTGCAATCGGTGGAGTTTTCTTTTTGATTGGTCAACTTCTCCTATCATTCCTCACGCCAACCACATCTGTTTTCTACATTGGTTTCTTAATGTTTATTCTGGGTCTGGGCTTCGGTCTTACGATGACTGCTATCACGATTGCTGTACAAAGTAGCGTCGTCTGGCGTCAACGTGGTGTCGCAACCAGTTCCGTACAATTCATGAGAACGATGGGACAAACAGTAGGGATTACTATGTTTGGTGCTGTATTTAATATGTATCTATTGCAAGGCCATATGGAAACAGGGCTAGTAAAGGTTTTCCATGCTTTATTTGTAACGGCGATTATTGGGATGTTTGTAACGATTTTTTTGCCGAAAAAAGCAGAGCAAGTAGAAGAAGAGCACTAA
- a CDS encoding aspartate/glutamate racemase family protein, producing the protein MKTIGLLGGMSWESTTEYYKHINQMVNQRVGALASARCVVYSVNFEEIVQCQKEGRWDDAAAILGGAAQRIEKAGADCLLVCTNTMHKIAEQISAHITIPFLHIADAAAEKIQERKLRKVGLLGTKFTMEQDFFIEKMKNHGIEIIVPAEKERDIVHQVIFDELCKGIITNTSRQAYRNIMDELVKAGAEGIILGCTEITLLVSPEDATVPLFDTTRIHAEKAVDFALLLVENCEIYHQK; encoded by the coding sequence ATGAAAACAATCGGACTGTTAGGCGGTATGAGCTGGGAATCTACTACTGAGTACTACAAACATATCAATCAGATGGTGAATCAACGAGTCGGGGCTCTTGCATCAGCTAGATGTGTTGTATACTCCGTTAATTTTGAAGAGATTGTCCAGTGTCAAAAGGAAGGGCGTTGGGATGATGCTGCAGCTATATTGGGCGGGGCAGCACAACGTATCGAGAAGGCTGGCGCAGATTGTCTTCTAGTTTGTACCAATACCATGCATAAGATTGCCGAGCAAATCTCTGCCCACATCACAATACCCTTTTTACATATTGCAGATGCAGCAGCAGAAAAGATTCAGGAACGAAAGCTACGAAAAGTAGGATTGCTAGGTACTAAGTTTACGATGGAGCAAGACTTTTTTATTGAAAAAATGAAAAACCATGGTATTGAAATTATTGTACCAGCGGAAAAAGAGCGAGATATTGTTCATCAGGTGATTTTTGATGAGCTTTGTAAAGGGATTATTACCAACACATCTCGACAGGCTTATCGGAACATTATGGATGAGTTAGTGAAGGCGGGAGCGGAAGGTATTATCCTTGGTTGTACGGAAATTACCTTGTTAGTGTCCCCAGAGGACGCGACTGTTCCACTGTTTGACACAACGCGGATACACGCGGAAAAAGCGGTTGATTTTGCGTTATTGCTAGTGGAGAATTGCGAGATTTACCACCAGAAATAG
- a CDS encoding DMT family transporter: protein MKPMYVALLLFTSFLWSGNFVVGKFLVNHASSMTLTNLRYMIAVVVLIPVVYLAEKRLLPPRRAILPLILMGATGVVLFNLFMFWALERTAATNVGLLSTLNPISIAIFSFLLLREKIKFLQIGSMILCFTGVLLVLSKGDWHALLSLRFNSGDLLMLAAVATWGLYSVAGRWAMRDVSALMSTLYSGFFGVLMLLPFNLSSFTITDFNAEFIWGILYISVFATVISMVLWNMGVKQLGGTAAGMFLNFNPIFTAILALLLLDEQMTWTQVYGSLIVILGCFSFTRLRNISLPFEKKLSNLKDNS, encoded by the coding sequence ATGAAACCGATGTATGTCGCTCTGTTACTTTTCACAAGCTTCCTATGGAGTGGCAATTTTGTAGTGGGTAAATTCTTGGTGAATCATGCATCCTCCATGACCTTAACCAATTTACGCTATATGATTGCCGTTGTTGTATTAATTCCTGTAGTCTACCTAGCTGAAAAGCGCCTACTACCACCCCGGAGAGCTATCTTGCCGCTCATCCTGATGGGAGCTACTGGCGTGGTCTTATTTAATTTATTTATGTTTTGGGCTCTAGAACGTACAGCTGCAACAAATGTCGGCTTACTCTCTACACTTAATCCTATCTCAATTGCGATCTTTTCTTTTCTATTATTGCGTGAGAAAATCAAATTTTTGCAGATAGGATCAATGATTCTGTGTTTTACGGGGGTTCTATTAGTACTATCTAAAGGAGATTGGCATGCCTTGTTGTCACTTCGCTTTAATTCCGGTGACCTTTTGATGCTAGCAGCTGTTGCTACCTGGGGACTCTATTCTGTAGCGGGGAGATGGGCCATGCGTGACGTTTCTGCACTGATGTCCACTTTGTATTCTGGATTCTTCGGGGTCTTAATGCTGTTGCCCTTCAATTTAAGTAGCTTTACGATTACTGATTTTAATGCTGAGTTTATTTGGGGCATATTGTATATCAGTGTGTTTGCAACTGTTATTAGCATGGTGCTATGGAACATGGGGGTTAAGCAGCTTGGTGGTACCGCGGCAGGAATGTTTCTTAACTTTAATCCCATTTTTACGGCAATCTTAGCTTTATTGTTGTTAGATGAACAGATGACCTGGACTCAGGTATACGGGAGTCTGATTGTCATTCTGGGGTGTTTTTCGTTCACACGCCTTCGTAATATCTCCTTGCCTTTTGAAAAAAAGCTTTCAAATCTGAAAGATAATTCATAG
- a CDS encoding N-acetylmuramoyl-L-alanine amidase family protein, which translates to MKNEPDADPVIAIDPGHGGKDLGSIGSDGTDEADLNLKIAKKPCYIFPCASQGKKPSKKRSVAGIKYEPK; encoded by the coding sequence ATGAAAAATGAGCCAGATGCAGATCCAGTCATAGCTATTGATCCCGGTCATGGTGGAAAAGACCTAGGATCAATAGGAAGCGACGGAACGGATGAGGCTGATTTGAATCTTAAGATTGCAAAAAAACCATGCTATATTTTTCCATGTGCTAGCCAAGGAAAAAAGCCATCAAAGAAACGTTCAGTGGCTGGCATAAAATATGAGCCAAAGTGA
- a CDS encoding ABC transporter substrate-binding protein, whose product MKCKFILSAITLLLFLAGCGNTEETSTSKELKPTQETKLIVDELNRKVEIPAKINRVVMGSILPYFSTWYIATNSTDEIVGIHPNSYNAASHSILKDISPSILKAKTNFIKNGEVNIEELLSLNPQVYFEIANQQKTVKKLEEAGITTVALDTKTTSLNPLDTLNRWLSLTGEITGTVDRQKEIIEEGEANQKMISEVLSGVKEAKPRVMILQYHSNGEISTAGVGMHGNRWLNATGGIDVAAEKIKGIKAINMEQIYEWNPDIIYITNFTETQPEDLYKNVFDGQDWSQVKAVQNKKVYKMPLGIYRWYPPSGDAPLMLKWMAQKNYPELFTYDMNKEIKDYYKRFYDYELTDKQVQEILNPPSEAAKY is encoded by the coding sequence ATGAAGTGTAAATTTATTTTATCGGCTATTACTCTACTATTGTTTCTTGCTGGATGTGGTAATACAGAAGAGACTTCTACGAGTAAAGAACTTAAGCCAACTCAAGAAACAAAACTAATTGTTGACGAATTAAATCGAAAGGTGGAAATTCCAGCAAAAATTAATCGTGTAGTAATGGGAAGTATTCTTCCATACTTCTCGACATGGTATATTGCAACCAATTCAACGGATGAAATTGTAGGGATTCATCCGAATTCATATAATGCAGCATCACATTCGATTTTAAAAGACATTTCTCCATCTATTCTAAAAGCGAAAACAAATTTTATTAAAAATGGTGAAGTAAACATCGAAGAATTATTATCGTTAAATCCTCAAGTGTATTTTGAAATCGCTAACCAACAAAAGACTGTAAAAAAGCTTGAAGAAGCAGGTATTACAACAGTTGCTTTAGATACAAAAACAACTTCTTTAAACCCACTTGATACATTAAATCGGTGGTTGTCTTTAACAGGGGAAATTACAGGTACGGTAGATCGACAAAAAGAAATTATTGAAGAGGGTGAAGCAAATCAGAAAATGATTAGTGAAGTACTTTCAGGAGTGAAAGAAGCTAAACCTCGTGTAATGATCCTTCAATATCATAGTAATGGGGAAATTTCGACAGCCGGAGTCGGTATGCATGGAAATCGTTGGTTAAACGCAACGGGAGGTATTGATGTTGCTGCTGAAAAAATAAAAGGTATTAAAGCAATTAATATGGAGCAAATTTATGAATGGAATCCGGACATCATTTACATTACAAATTTCACGGAAACACAACCAGAAGACTTATATAAGAACGTATTTGATGGACAAGACTGGAGCCAAGTAAAGGCAGTGCAAAATAAGAAAGTTTATAAAATGCCTCTTGGAATATATCGTTGGTATCCACCAAGTGGAGATGCTCCTCTAATGCTGAAATGGATGGCACAGAAAAACTATCCAGAACTTTTCACATACGACATGAATAAAGAAATTAAGGATTACTATAAGCGTTTCTATGATTATGAATTAACAGATAAGCAAGTACAAGAAATCTTAAATCCCCCATCAGAGGCAGCAAAATATTAG